The Dokdonella koreensis DS-123 genome has a segment encoding these proteins:
- the prmC gene encoding peptide chain release factor N(5)-glutamine methyltransferase, which yields MSDPAPTIRQLLAAAATCLAAAESARSEAELLLAAVLDRPRAWLYAHDRDVAPPAVAAGFAALLTRRAAGEPLAYLTGKRGFWTLDLAVTPDVLIPRADTERLVELALQRIAPESDVAVADLGTGSGAIALALASERPRARILATDLSAAALGVARTNAARLGIANVEFVRGDWAGALGTRRFALIASNPPYIRADDPHLGQGDLRHEPLSALASGEDGLDAIRAIVAAAPAHLDPGGWLLLEHGYDQGAAVRALLEAHGLVQVATAQDLEARDRVSLGQRPE from the coding sequence ATGAGCGATCCCGCGCCGACGATCCGCCAGCTGCTGGCTGCGGCGGCCACGTGCCTGGCCGCCGCCGAATCGGCGCGATCGGAGGCCGAGTTGCTGCTCGCCGCCGTGCTCGACCGGCCACGCGCCTGGCTCTACGCGCACGACCGGGACGTTGCGCCGCCGGCTGTCGCGGCCGGCTTCGCGGCATTGCTGACGCGTCGCGCGGCCGGCGAGCCGCTGGCCTACCTGACCGGGAAGCGCGGCTTCTGGACGCTGGATCTCGCGGTCACGCCCGACGTGCTGATTCCGCGTGCCGACACCGAGCGCCTGGTCGAACTGGCCCTGCAACGGATTGCGCCGGAAAGTGATGTCGCCGTTGCCGATCTCGGTACCGGCTCGGGCGCGATCGCGCTGGCGCTGGCCAGCGAGCGGCCGCGCGCGCGCATCCTCGCCACCGACCTGAGCGCAGCGGCGCTGGGGGTCGCCCGCACGAACGCGGCGCGGCTCGGCATCGCCAATGTCGAGTTCGTTCGCGGCGACTGGGCCGGTGCGCTCGGAACGCGGCGCTTCGCGCTGATCGCTTCCAATCCGCCGTACATACGCGCGGACGATCCGCACCTGGGGCAGGGCGATCTGCGCCACGAACCGCTGTCGGCGCTCGCCTCGGGCGAGGACGGCCTCGACGCGATCCGTGCGATCGTCGCGGCGGCGCCGGCTCACCTGGATCCGGGGGGCTGGCTGCTGCTGGAACACGGCTACGACCAGGGCGCGGCGGTGCGTGCGCTGCTGGAGGCACACGGACTGGTCCAGGTGGCCACCGCCCAGGACCTGGAAGCGCGCGATCGGGTCAGTCTCGGCCAGCGGCCGGAATGA
- a CDS encoding Pycsar system effector family protein: MRDAAEAQDAFARVPERNTTDNLLRTAQQHHVLLSNMADTKANIIITVSSIVLTLSLGRLSDPDLRVAVLILAGFTLLALLLAILAVLPKYRPVSFDGGELPPHFNLLFFGHFAGLPRERYLAEVARVLAPDGSPYATWASDIYALGVYLAHHKYRYLRWSYLFFLAGFVLASLEQIGRHLLG; this comes from the coding sequence ATGCGCGATGCCGCTGAAGCCCAGGACGCGTTCGCGCGGGTTCCCGAGCGCAACACCACCGACAACCTGCTGCGGACCGCCCAGCAGCACCACGTGCTGCTGTCCAACATGGCCGATACCAAGGCCAACATCATCATCACGGTCTCCTCGATCGTGCTGACGCTGTCGCTGGGGCGGCTGTCCGACCCGGACCTGCGCGTGGCGGTGCTGATCCTGGCCGGCTTCACGCTGCTCGCCCTGCTGCTGGCGATTCTCGCCGTGCTGCCCAAGTACCGCCCGGTGTCGTTCGACGGCGGCGAGCTGCCGCCGCATTTCAACCTGCTGTTCTTCGGCCACTTCGCCGGTCTTCCGCGCGAACGCTACCTAGCCGAGGTCGCGCGCGTGCTGGCGCCGGACGGATCGCCGTACGCGACCTGGGCGTCGGACATCTACGCGCTGGGGGTCTATCTCGCCCACCACAAGTATCGGTACCTGCGCTGGAGCTACCTGTTCTTCCTGGCCGGCTTCGTGCTGGCGAGCCTCGAGCAGATCGGCCGGCACCTGCTGGGCTAG
- the rnk gene encoding nucleoside diphosphate kinase regulator, translating into MASTSSPITVSSLDLERIEQLLELPVHRAFAGADALRSELARAAIVEPEQMPSDVVTMNSTALVVDEERGDSHQLTLVYPRDADGSPGKVSILAPIGSAMLGLRVGQSIDWPLPGGRRLRLRVTGIAYQPEASGHLHR; encoded by the coding sequence GTGGCCAGCACCTCTTCACCGATCACCGTCTCCAGCCTCGATCTGGAGCGCATCGAGCAATTGCTCGAGCTTCCCGTTCATCGCGCCTTCGCCGGTGCCGATGCGCTGCGCAGCGAGCTGGCACGCGCGGCCATCGTCGAGCCGGAGCAGATGCCGTCCGACGTGGTCACGATGAACTCGACGGCCCTGGTGGTGGACGAGGAGCGCGGCGACTCGCACCAGCTGACGCTGGTCTATCCGCGCGATGCGGACGGCTCGCCGGGCAAGGTCTCGATCCTGGCGCCGATCGGCAGCGCCATGCTGGGCCTGCGGGTCGGCCAGTCGATCGACTGGCCGCTGCCGGGCGGGCGCCGCCTGCGCCTGCGCGTCACCGGCATCGCCTACCAGCCCGAGGCCAGCGGCCACCTGCACCGCTGA
- the dxs gene encoding 1-deoxy-D-xylulose-5-phosphate synthase: protein MIDPSRYPRLARIDSPADLRRFPEAELPQIAREVRDYLVESVATSGGHFGAGLGVVELTVALHYLYETPEDRLVWDVGHQCYPHKILTGRRDRITTIKKKDGLAPFPRREESPYDTFGVGHSSTSISAALGMALAAQRKGDPRRIVAVIGDGAMTAGMAFEALNHGGDVEPDLLVILNDNGMSISENVGALTKMLARLMTSSTLNSLREHGKKMMKRDSFLWRFIKRWEEHAKGMFMPSTLFEEFGFHYSGPIDGHDLPQLLQALRTLKGLKGPQLLHVMTTKGKGYPPAEREQIEYHAVGPFDPQAGVARKSASKPTYTDIFGDWLCDMAAADDRLYGITPAMREGSGLVRFSREHKTRYFDVGIAEQHAVTLAAGMACEGAKPVVAIYSTFLQRAYDQLVHDVALQNLDVLFAIDRGGVVGPDGATHAGSFDLSYLRCIPNMVVMAPADEDECRKLLTTGFRYEGPATVRYPRGTGPGVAIDPALSTLPIGKAEVRRNGHGIALLAFGALVAPCAKVADAIDATLVNMRFVRPLDAALVLELARSHAALVTIEDNAIAGGAGSGVAELLAAHGVSVPMLHLGLADSFLEHASREELLAESGLDAPGIEAAVRERFAQHIPLPLRDVG from the coding sequence ATGATCGACCCCAGCCGCTATCCGCGCCTCGCGCGCATCGACAGCCCTGCCGACCTGCGTCGCTTCCCCGAAGCGGAGCTGCCGCAGATCGCACGCGAAGTGCGCGATTACCTGGTCGAGTCCGTGGCGACTTCCGGCGGGCACTTCGGCGCGGGGCTCGGCGTGGTCGAGCTGACCGTGGCCCTTCATTACCTGTATGAAACGCCCGAGGACCGGCTGGTCTGGGACGTCGGCCACCAGTGCTATCCGCACAAGATCCTGACCGGCCGGCGCGACCGCATCACCACGATCAAGAAGAAGGACGGGCTGGCGCCGTTTCCGCGCCGCGAGGAAAGCCCCTACGACACCTTCGGCGTGGGCCACTCCTCGACCTCGATCAGCGCCGCGCTGGGCATGGCGCTGGCCGCGCAGCGCAAGGGCGACCCGCGGCGTATCGTCGCGGTGATCGGTGACGGCGCGATGACCGCGGGCATGGCGTTCGAGGCGCTCAATCACGGCGGCGACGTCGAGCCCGACCTGCTCGTCATCCTGAACGACAACGGCATGTCGATCAGCGAGAACGTCGGCGCCCTGACCAAGATGCTCGCACGGCTGATGACCAGCAGCACGCTCAACAGCCTGCGCGAGCACGGCAAGAAGATGATGAAGCGCGACAGCTTCCTGTGGCGCTTCATCAAGCGATGGGAGGAACATGCCAAGGGCATGTTCATGCCGAGCACGCTGTTCGAGGAGTTCGGCTTCCACTATTCCGGCCCGATCGACGGGCACGACCTGCCGCAGCTGCTGCAGGCCCTGCGCACGCTGAAGGGCCTCAAGGGTCCGCAGCTGCTGCACGTGATGACGACCAAGGGCAAGGGCTACCCGCCCGCCGAGCGCGAGCAGATCGAGTACCACGCGGTCGGCCCGTTCGACCCGCAGGCAGGCGTCGCCCGCAAGAGCGCCTCCAAGCCGACCTACACGGACATCTTCGGCGACTGGCTGTGCGACATGGCGGCCGCGGACGACCGCCTGTACGGCATCACGCCGGCGATGCGGGAAGGCTCGGGCCTGGTACGGTTCTCCAGGGAGCACAAGACCCGCTACTTCGACGTCGGCATTGCCGAACAGCACGCGGTGACGCTGGCTGCCGGCATGGCCTGCGAGGGCGCCAAGCCGGTCGTCGCGATCTACTCCACCTTCCTGCAGCGCGCCTACGACCAGCTGGTCCACGACGTCGCCCTGCAGAACCTGGACGTGCTGTTCGCGATCGACCGCGGTGGCGTGGTCGGCCCCGACGGCGCGACCCATGCCGGCAGCTTCGATCTCTCTTACCTGCGCTGCATTCCGAACATGGTCGTGATGGCACCGGCCGACGAAGACGAGTGCCGCAAGCTCCTGACCACCGGATTCCGCTACGAAGGTCCGGCAACGGTGCGCTATCCGCGCGGCACCGGACCGGGCGTCGCCATCGACCCGGCGCTGAGCACGCTGCCGATCGGCAAGGCCGAGGTCCGCCGCAACGGGCACGGCATCGCCCTGCTCGCGTTCGGCGCCCTGGTCGCGCCCTGCGCGAAGGTCGCCGACGCGATCGACGCGACCCTGGTCAACATGCGTTTCGTCCGGCCGCTCGACGCGGCGCTGGTGCTCGAACTGGCTCGCAGCCACGCGGCGCTGGTGACGATCGAGGACAATGCGATCGCCGGTGGCGCCGGCAGCGGCGTCGCCGAACTGCTGGCCGCGCACGGTGTCTCCGTGCCCATGCTGCACCTGGGCTTGGCCGACAGCTTCCTCGAACACGCCAGCCGCGAGGAGCTGCTGGCCGAGTCGGGACTGGATGCGCCCGGCATCGAAGCCGCGGTACGCGAGCGCTTCGCCCAGCACATCCCGCTGCCGTTGCGCGACGTCGGCTAG
- the oxyR gene encoding DNA-binding transcriptional regulator OxyR has protein sequence MNLRDLRYLVALAEHKHFGRAAEASFVSQPTLSTQIRKLEDELGVALVERTPRKVLLTEVGHEIVARARDVLNEVEQIKAIARRTVDPESGTLRLGIFPTLGPYLLPHLIPRIRERFPRLELLLTEEKTEAVLRQLREGRLDAGILALPVHDHQLHAEFLFEEPFVLAVPDGNPLATRTALRLQDLADQSVLLLEDGHCLRDQALEVCQLAGAGEKAGFRATSLETLRQMVAANVGITLLPALAVKPPVPQADNVRLIAFRKPAPSRRIAMVWRKSSAMAGFLKLLAGLFRQLPPELLDPHADVPAGTGVPASAPIEKAGAIG, from the coding sequence ATGAACCTGCGCGATCTCCGCTACCTCGTCGCCCTCGCCGAGCACAAGCACTTCGGCCGCGCCGCCGAAGCCAGCTTCGTCAGCCAGCCGACCCTCTCGACCCAGATCCGCAAGCTCGAGGACGAGCTCGGCGTCGCACTGGTCGAGCGGACGCCGCGCAAGGTGCTGCTGACCGAGGTCGGCCACGAAATCGTGGCGCGCGCACGCGACGTGCTCAACGAGGTCGAGCAGATCAAGGCGATCGCCCGCCGTACCGTCGACCCCGAATCGGGCACGCTGCGACTGGGCATCTTCCCGACGCTCGGCCCGTACCTGCTGCCACACCTCATTCCGCGGATCCGCGAGCGCTTTCCGCGCCTGGAACTGCTGCTGACCGAGGAAAAGACCGAAGCGGTGCTGCGGCAGCTGCGCGAAGGCCGGCTCGACGCCGGCATCCTCGCCCTGCCGGTCCACGATCACCAGTTGCATGCGGAGTTCCTGTTCGAGGAGCCGTTCGTGCTGGCCGTTCCGGACGGCAACCCGCTGGCCACGCGCACCGCGCTGCGCCTGCAGGACCTGGCCGACCAGAGCGTGTTGCTGCTGGAAGACGGCCATTGCCTGCGCGATCAGGCGCTGGAGGTCTGCCAGCTGGCCGGCGCCGGTGAAAAAGCCGGCTTCCGCGCGACCAGCCTGGAAACGCTGCGCCAGATGGTGGCGGCCAATGTCGGCATCACCCTGCTGCCGGCACTGGCGGTCAAGCCACCGGTGCCGCAGGCCGACAACGTGCGTCTGATCGCGTTCCGGAAGCCGGCGCCGAGTCGCCGCATCGCCATGGTCTGGCGCAAGAGTTCGGCGATGGCCGGCTTCCTGAAGCTGCTCGCCGGGCTGTTCCGCCAGCTTCCGCCGGAGCTGCTGGATCCCCATGCGGACGTGCCGGCCGGCACTGGCGTCCCCGCGTCGGCGCCGATTGAGAAAGCCGGCGCGATCGGCTAG
- a CDS encoding alpha/beta fold hydrolase encodes MAAVLSLDVPADIAGCPAPERGVLRLPAFRLAGGITLADAQLAWQAWGAPAGPVVVVLGGISAGRDPGRWWASQCGPGRALDPRVLRIVSIDWLGGADASSGPVAGAATFPAIDSVDQASAILAVLNHLGIARIALAIGASYGGCVVQHLARLAGERIGRAVVISAAHRAGAWAQGLRALQRALVAEAAPERQQAALAQARQLAMLSYRTPRELEARFGEAEPERGIHGWLDAHGERFAARFPAQAFLTLSASLDAHRCRPEAIAVPVTLVGVRDDLLVPVQSLRAFADRLGAACTLVEFDSIYGHDAFLKEDETIAGIFRQALVAEECA; translated from the coding sequence GTGGCCGCTGTGCTTTCCCTCGACGTTCCAGCCGATATCGCCGGGTGTCCCGCGCCCGAGCGCGGCGTCCTGCGGCTGCCGGCGTTCCGGCTGGCCGGCGGGATCACGCTGGCCGATGCGCAGCTGGCCTGGCAGGCCTGGGGCGCACCGGCGGGGCCGGTCGTCGTGGTCCTGGGCGGCATCTCGGCGGGGCGCGATCCGGGCCGCTGGTGGGCGTCCCAGTGCGGTCCAGGCCGGGCGCTCGACCCGCGCGTGCTGCGCATCGTCTCGATCGACTGGCTGGGCGGTGCCGATGCCTCGAGCGGGCCGGTCGCCGGCGCCGCGACGTTCCCGGCGATCGACAGCGTCGACCAGGCGTCGGCGATCCTGGCCGTCCTCAACCACCTCGGCATCGCGCGCATCGCGCTTGCGATCGGCGCCTCGTACGGCGGCTGCGTCGTGCAGCACCTGGCACGCCTGGCCGGCGAACGGATCGGGCGTGCTGTCGTGATCAGCGCCGCTCATCGGGCCGGCGCCTGGGCGCAGGGCCTGCGCGCGCTGCAGCGCGCGCTGGTGGCCGAAGCGGCACCGGAGCGGCAGCAGGCGGCGCTGGCCCAGGCCCGGCAGCTGGCGATGCTGAGCTACCGCACGCCGCGGGAGCTGGAGGCGCGCTTCGGCGAGGCCGAGCCGGAACGGGGCATCCATGGCTGGCTCGACGCGCACGGCGAGCGGTTCGCGGCCCGCTTCCCGGCACAGGCTTTCCTGACGCTGTCGGCATCGCTCGACGCGCATCGCTGCCGGCCCGAGGCGATCGCCGTTCCGGTCACCCTGGTCGGCGTGCGCGACGACCTGCTGGTGCCGGTGCAGTCGCTGCGTGCGTTCGCCGACCGGCTGGGCGCGGCCTGCACGCTGGTGGAGTTCGATTCGATCTACGGTCACGACGCCTTCTTGAAGGAGGACGAGACCATCGCCGGGATTTTCCGGCAGGCGCTGGTTGCGGAGGAATGCGCATGA
- a CDS encoding DMT family transporter: protein MTATPAVPRDAVWQMGAGAALISTTSIFVRLADVGPNVSAFYRMLFGAVMLLAGLLVLRQWRPVKLREAGWLLLPGVAFAVDLMLWHRSIHQVGPGLATLLGNFQVFLMALAGVLIYRERIGAAFAAGTALALVGLYLLVGLDWSRFGAEYRQGVVFGLLTGVAYAVYLLTTRHLQRSGQVTLAPAQLICVTSWICAGVLGTSMLANGESFAIPDLGSLGALLGLAFFGQVLGWILLVRAMPRLPASLVGLLLLLQPGLSFVFDVIVFARPTRGMDWLGVGLSLLGIFIGSWRPASPRT from the coding sequence TTGACCGCGACGCCGGCCGTTCCGCGCGACGCGGTCTGGCAGATGGGCGCGGGTGCCGCGCTGATCAGCACGACGAGCATCTTCGTCCGGCTGGCGGACGTGGGCCCGAATGTCTCGGCGTTCTACCGGATGCTGTTCGGTGCGGTGATGCTGCTGGCCGGGCTGCTGGTCCTGCGGCAGTGGCGGCCGGTGAAGCTGCGCGAGGCCGGCTGGCTGCTGCTGCCCGGCGTCGCCTTCGCGGTGGACCTGATGCTCTGGCACCGCAGCATCCACCAGGTCGGGCCGGGTCTGGCCACCTTGCTGGGCAACTTCCAGGTGTTCCTGATGGCACTGGCCGGCGTGCTGATCTACCGCGAGCGGATCGGCGCCGCCTTCGCTGCCGGCACCGCGCTGGCGCTGGTCGGTCTCTACCTGCTGGTCGGCCTGGACTGGTCCCGGTTCGGCGCCGAGTACCGCCAGGGCGTGGTGTTCGGCCTGCTGACCGGCGTGGCCTACGCGGTCTACCTGCTGACGACGCGCCACCTGCAACGCAGCGGCCAGGTGACGCTGGCACCGGCACAGCTGATCTGCGTGACCTCGTGGATCTGCGCCGGCGTGCTCGGCACGTCGATGCTCGCCAACGGCGAGAGCTTCGCGATCCCGGACCTGGGCTCGCTCGGCGCGCTGCTGGGCCTGGCCTTCTTCGGGCAGGTGCTGGGCTGGATCCTGCTGGTGCGGGCGATGCCGCGCCTGCCCGCCTCGCTGGTCGGCCTGCTGCTGTTGCTGCAGCCGGGCCTCTCGTTCGTGTTCGACGTGATCGTGTTCGCGCGCCCGACCCGCGGCATGGACTGGCTGGGCGTGGGGCTTTCGCTGCTCGGCATCTTCATCGGCTCCTGGCGGCCGGCATCGCCCAGGACCTGA
- a CDS encoding DUF3253 domain-containing protein yields the protein MIRRADPPRQIPVFMVQLPDDELSDTIRACVLQMLGARGTGTTIDIHDAARSVALRIGCDWRDLMRPLRTVATTMIEAGILDATQGEAAVDIRHARGPVRLRLREAAPAWPD from the coding sequence ATGATCCGCCGCGCCGATCCGCCACGCCAGATCCCGGTCTTCATGGTCCAGCTTCCCGACGACGAGCTTTCCGACACGATCCGGGCCTGCGTCTTGCAGATGCTCGGTGCTCGCGGAACCGGGACCACGATCGACATCCACGATGCAGCCCGCAGCGTCGCCTTGCGCATCGGCTGCGACTGGCGCGACCTGATGCGGCCGCTGCGCACTGTCGCCACGACGATGATCGAGGCCGGCATCCTCGATGCCACGCAGGGCGAGGCCGCCGTGGACATCCGCCATGCGCGCGGCCCGGTCCGGCTGCGCCTGCGCGAAGCGGCCCCGGCCTGGCCCGACTGA
- a CDS encoding DUF2007 domain-containing protein, with translation MKIACRSDSLIDAHLRKGVLEAGGVRAHVGGEYLSGALGEMPACGLYVVWVDDADLASAKRLLAELDGDPGDLPADDDDLTELLA, from the coding sequence GTGAAGATCGCCTGCCGCTCCGATTCGCTGATCGATGCCCATCTGCGCAAGGGGGTGCTCGAGGCGGGCGGTGTCCGCGCCCACGTCGGCGGCGAGTACCTTTCCGGCGCGCTCGGCGAGATGCCGGCCTGCGGTCTCTACGTCGTGTGGGTGGACGACGCCGACCTGGCCTCGGCGAAACGGTTGCTGGCCGAGCTGGACGGTGATCCCGGCGATCTGCCGGCGGACGATGACGACCTGACCGAGCTGCTGGCTTGA
- a CDS encoding acyltransferase family protein, producing the protein MRPGPDARAPDAIPHTDDAAPRSVPPAAPAGAIPALDGLRGFAALWVLLFHVWMMTGLPSLRLTETAPFGLEAFLMMGWAGVDVFFCLSAFLLVLPYARWRYAGAPKPDTGRYLVRRALRIYPAYLVQLAVLLLLALVLGHGRLLSGRELLGHLFLWFNIGTDWIAPLVGVWFTLPIEFSFYLVLPLIAPLIDRRRWPWLLLAALVIAIGYRLWASAVNASAPIPIRIAEIERLPGRIDQFVIGMLAGAAFVAAAQRNWRPRYPAAWFWGGVAGMVLLGGAMIRVADSYWSGHPLLYVWHGLFSACLVPVLLAAAWNARPGSGLLDNRLLRYLGKTSFGIYLWHMPILIPILPHIPESMPPAARFWALLALVLPATLLVAHLSYAWIERPFQRRRSRKSTSMRHPASGPGADRPEPARQSGDAREPSG; encoded by the coding sequence ATGCGCCCGGGTCCGGATGCGCGGGCGCCCGATGCCATCCCGCACACCGACGACGCAGCCCCGCGATCCGTTCCGCCTGCCGCCCCCGCTGGCGCGATCCCCGCCCTGGACGGCCTGCGCGGCTTCGCCGCGCTGTGGGTCCTGCTGTTTCACGTGTGGATGATGACCGGCCTGCCGAGCCTGCGCCTCACCGAGACGGCGCCGTTCGGACTCGAGGCCTTCCTGATGATGGGGTGGGCCGGCGTGGACGTGTTCTTCTGCCTGTCGGCCTTCCTCCTGGTCCTGCCCTATGCGCGCTGGCGCTATGCCGGCGCTCCGAAGCCGGACACGGGGCGCTACCTGGTGCGGCGGGCGCTGAGGATCTACCCGGCCTATCTCGTCCAGCTGGCCGTTCTGCTGCTGCTCGCGCTCGTGCTCGGCCACGGCCGCCTGCTGAGCGGCCGCGAGCTGCTGGGACATCTCTTCCTCTGGTTCAACATCGGAACGGATTGGATCGCGCCGCTGGTCGGCGTCTGGTTCACGCTGCCGATCGAGTTCTCGTTCTATCTCGTCCTGCCGCTGATCGCCCCTCTGATCGATCGCAGGCGCTGGCCCTGGCTGCTGCTCGCCGCGCTGGTCATCGCGATCGGCTACCGCCTGTGGGCCTCCGCGGTGAACGCTTCGGCCCCCATCCCGATACGCATCGCCGAAATCGAGCGGCTGCCCGGCCGCATCGACCAGTTCGTGATCGGCATGCTGGCCGGCGCGGCATTCGTAGCCGCCGCGCAGCGCAACTGGCGCCCGCGATACCCGGCCGCGTGGTTCTGGGGCGGCGTCGCCGGGATGGTGCTGCTCGGCGGCGCGATGATCCGGGTGGCCGACAGCTACTGGTCCGGCCATCCCTTGCTGTACGTGTGGCATGGGCTGTTCAGCGCCTGCCTGGTTCCGGTGCTCCTGGCCGCCGCCTGGAACGCACGGCCGGGCAGCGGCCTGCTCGACAACCGGCTCTTGAGATACCTCGGCAAGACCAGCTTCGGCATCTACCTGTGGCACATGCCGATCCTGATCCCGATCCTGCCGCACATCCCCGAATCGATGCCTCCGGCCGCCCGATTCTGGGCGCTGCTGGCACTGGTCCTGCCGGCGACGCTTCTCGTCGCGCACCTGTCCTACGCCTGGATCGAGCGGCCGTTTCAACGCCGGCGCAGTCGCAAGAGCACGTCGATGCGGCACCCGGCGTCCGGACCCGGCGCGGACCGGCCCGAGCCCGCCCGTCAATCCGGCGACGCCCGCGAGCCCAGCGGGTAG
- a CDS encoding GTP-binding protein: MAREHVILFAGPMGAGKTTAIASVSEIPVVSTEAHNTDTARSAKATTTVALDYGEITLADGDKVRLYGLPGQERFDFMWRILEPRAIGMVLLVDNAGSDPLAELDRYLNAFSRFRDRAAVVVGVTRTDLARQPSIDTYYAHLRNRDLFLPVLAVDARNAGQIGVLLSSLIVSVEARSEEAVPETP, translated from the coding sequence ATGGCACGCGAGCACGTCATCCTGTTCGCCGGCCCGATGGGCGCCGGCAAGACCACGGCGATCGCCAGCGTGAGCGAGATCCCGGTGGTCAGCACCGAAGCGCACAACACCGACACCGCCCGCAGCGCCAAGGCCACCACCACGGTGGCGCTCGACTACGGCGAGATCACGCTGGCCGATGGCGACAAGGTCCGCCTGTACGGCCTGCCCGGGCAGGAGCGCTTCGACTTCATGTGGCGGATCCTCGAACCGCGCGCGATCGGCATGGTGCTGCTGGTCGACAACGCCGGCAGCGATCCGCTGGCCGAGCTGGATCGCTACCTGAACGCGTTCAGCCGTTTCCGCGACCGCGCGGCCGTCGTGGTCGGCGTGACGCGCACGGACCTGGCGCGCCAGCCGTCGATCGACACCTACTACGCGCACCTGCGCAACCGCGACCTGTTCCTGCCGGTGCTGGCGGTGGATGCGCGCAATGCCGGCCAGATCGGCGTCCTGCTGTCGTCCCTGATCGTTTCGGTCGAGGCCCGCAGCGAAGAAGCGGTGCCCGAAACCCCGTAA
- the metB gene encoding cystathionine gamma-synthase, whose product MSSLSLDTIAVRSGVDSDTAHGAVMPPLYLSTNFSFAGFGQKRAYDYTRSGNPTRDTLAGALAELEGGQGAVVTASGMAAVALVAAALLEPGDLLVAPHDCYGGTWRLFNAQAQRGLYRVQFVDFHDPRALAAALADGPKLVWIETPSNPLLRITDIRHVAETAHEAGALVVVDNTFLSPLLQQPIALGADAVVHSTTKYLNGHSDVVGGAVIGRDAALTERLAWWANCLGLTGAPFDSYLTLRGLRTLKVRLDRHEANARVLAERLQAHPAVRAVHYPGLASHSGHVLARRQQSGFGAMLSFELEGGVAAARAFVEGLACFTLAESLGGVESLVCHPAGMTHAAMAPEARARAGIADGLLRLSVGIEDEGDLARDVEAALGRVEAVVGSARAASAA is encoded by the coding sequence ATGAGTTCCCTGTCTCTCGATACGATCGCGGTGCGCTCCGGCGTCGACAGCGACACCGCCCACGGCGCGGTCATGCCGCCGCTGTACCTGTCCACCAATTTCAGCTTCGCCGGATTCGGCCAGAAGCGCGCCTACGACTACACCCGTTCGGGCAATCCGACGCGAGACACGCTCGCCGGCGCCCTGGCCGAGCTGGAGGGCGGGCAGGGCGCCGTGGTGACGGCGAGCGGCATGGCCGCGGTGGCGCTGGTCGCTGCCGCGCTGCTCGAGCCGGGGGATCTGCTGGTTGCGCCGCACGATTGCTACGGCGGTACCTGGCGCCTGTTCAACGCCCAGGCCCAGCGCGGTCTCTATCGCGTCCAGTTCGTCGATTTCCACGATCCGCGCGCGCTCGCCGCCGCACTGGCCGACGGTCCCAAGCTGGTCTGGATCGAGACGCCGTCCAACCCGCTGCTGCGCATCACGGACATCCGCCACGTCGCCGAGACCGCGCATGAGGCCGGCGCGCTGGTGGTCGTCGACAACACCTTCCTGTCACCCCTGCTGCAGCAGCCGATCGCGTTGGGGGCCGATGCCGTCGTGCACTCGACGACGAAGTACCTGAACGGCCATTCCGACGTGGTCGGCGGCGCGGTGATAGGGCGCGATGCGGCGTTGACCGAGCGGCTGGCGTGGTGGGCCAACTGCCTCGGGCTGACCGGCGCGCCGTTCGACAGCTACCTCACCTTGCGCGGCCTGCGCACGTTGAAGGTGCGCCTGGATCGCCACGAAGCGAACGCGCGCGTGCTGGCCGAGCGCCTGCAGGCGCATCCGGCGGTTCGCGCCGTCCACTATCCGGGCCTGGCGAGCCATTCCGGGCACGTGCTCGCGCGCCGCCAGCAGAGCGGGTTCGGCGCGATGCTGAGTTTCGAACTCGAAGGCGGCGTGGCCGCGGCGCGCGCCTTCGTCGAAGGACTGGCGTGCTTCACGCTGGCCGAATCGCTCGGTGGCGTCGAGAGCCTGGTCTGTCACCCAGCCGGAATGACCCATGCGGCGATGGCGCCTGAAGCGCGGGCCCGTGCCGGCATCGCCGATGGCCTGCTGCGGCTGTCGGTGGGCATCGAGGACGAGGGCGACCTGGCGCGCGACGTCGAGGCCGCGCTCGGTCGCGTCGAAGCGGTGGTCGGCTCGGCGCGCGCGGCTTCCGCCGCCTAG